AAGACTGTGGTTAAAGTGACGTATCCGGGTTCCGCAAAGGCATCACTGCTATTGAGGACCCCGGGTATGGTTGAGGGAATTGCAAACTCCAACAAACGCGACTGAAGGTTTGAGAGGTTACTGCGGACAACGTCCCGGCGTGGATTCAGTGAAATCACTACGATCTTTTCTGGTGCTACGCCTTCGTCTCGCACATCGCGCCGGATTGAATCGGCTATCCAGGCAAGTTCACTCTCACGATCGTCGAAGCTTCTTGCCACGATGAGGTGCTGCGTTCCTGTGTATATCTCTGAAATTCGGTTTGGGCTGTTCTCTGCAGGTCGAAATATCTCGACCTTGTTACCCTTTTCAAGGATCCCAGTCACTTCATAACCTATTGCCTCCCACGACTCCCTACGCCCAAGCATCTGAACGCAATCTCCATCGGGATTGTAGATCCCCAATCCGATCGCATGAGCAAGCATGAGCACTTCTTGCGGGCAGCGATATGACTTATAAAGCACCAACCTTGATTGCTAGTTGAGGTCGTCCATGCGGCGGTCGCTAGAATGGTTGTCGCCAAACAAAGCCACGAGGCGAGCCAACCGCATGGACGAGACCTACATTGTAACCGCATATGTCGTGTTGGATGACGTGCTGAAAGTGATGAACTACCGGGACGATGTGCGAGCGACGGTGAGCGCGGCGGAGGTGCTGACGGTGGCGGTGGTGGCGGCGCGGTACTTCCAAAACCACCATGAACGGGCCTTGTGCGTATTGCAGCGGATCGGCGCGCTGCCGGGCTGAGCGTCTCGCGGTTCAACCGCAAACTGCACCGTCTGAGCCAGCACATCGGTCACCTGCTGAGCGTCTTGATGGAGGTGCTGCAGGCGGGGGAGGTGTTCATCATCGACAGCATGCCGGTGCCGGTCTGCAAGCGGGTGCGGGCGAGACGCTGTCGCAAGCTGCAGGGCAAGCGCTACTTCGGCCACTGTGCGGCCAAGGACGAAACCTTCTTCGGCTGGCGCTTGCATCTGGTGTGCAGCAGTGACGGCCTGCCAGTGGCTTTCGACGTCATGCCAGCCGCTTGGCACGACCTGACCGGGGTCCAATGGCTCACCGCCGAGCTCGCGGCCGGCTCGACCGTCGTGGGCGACAAGGGCTACAACAGCGACCTGGATGAAACGTTGTGCGACTACTACGGCGCTATTCTGCTGCTGCCCAAACGACGCAAGAACATGGTCCAGGATGTCCCCGAACATCGGGCGCTGCTGCGCCGTTTCCGTCCGGTCATCAGGACGGTTCACAGCCAGCTCGAGAAGATGGGCGTTCAGCGACTCCATGCGCGCACCAATCTCGGCCTGTTTCTCAAGCTGTACGCTTCGCTGCTCGCCTTGCTCTTTAATCCGTTTGTCTAGCAATCAAGGTAGCACCAGATCCTTTTCGATACCGCTTGGATAGTCCTGATCATCAAGCACTACTAGAGGATTGCCACTGTCATCTACTCCAAAGCGTTCCTCAGGAGTCGGAATATCAAGTGCTATCAAGCTTTGTAACTCGTCATATGCCCACGTAATCGGGTGAGGCTCTGTCGTAAGTCGATAAAGCAACTGGAAAAACTCGTTCGGCATGTCTTGTGCCTCATCG
The sequence above is a segment of the Candidatus Flexicrinis affinis genome. Coding sequences within it:
- a CDS encoding ATP-binding domain-containing protein encodes the protein MLAHAIGLGIYNPDGDCVQMLGRRESWEAIGYEVTGILEKGNKVEIFRPAENSPNRISEIYTGTQHLIVARSFDDRESELAWIADSIRRDVRDEGVAPEKIVVISLNPRRDVVRSNLSNLQSRLLEFAIPSTIPGVLNSSDAFAEPGYVTLTTVFRAKGNEADVIYVMNFEFLYDFVDEPGIRNQAFAAISRSKAWVRITGIGKKMEVATKEINNILGDQPYFRFVFPDMNEIQRRLDAGTKKRRREKADAASALTKLRNLNKRAILAAMEEDPSSVKELKKLMDELDDEP
- a CDS encoding IS982 family transposase produces the protein MRIAADRRAAGLSVSRFNRKLHRLSQHIGHLLSVLMEVLQAGEVFIIDSMPVPVCKRVRARRCRKLQGKRYFGHCAAKDETFFGWRLHLVCSSDGLPVAFDVMPAAWHDLTGVQWLTAELAAGSTVVGDKGYNSDLDETLCDYYGAILLLPKRRKNMVQDVPEHRALLRRFRPVIRTVHSQLEKMGVQRLHARTNLGLFLKLYASLLALLFNPFV